A window from Streptomyces sp. NBC_00335 encodes these proteins:
- a CDS encoding (2Fe-2S)-binding protein, with protein MDLSLNVNGRPEQFSAQPNELLVERLRDGLGLTGTKVGCDTGQCGTCVVRLDGRSVKSCLILTAAAAGSAVTTIEGVTTPGGELSGLQEALRQEHGTQCGFCTPGMVMALGELVDNTADREAPTEPEIREWLTGNLCRCTGYHSVVRGVQRACSAAREDAPAQPATATAAAASGQEG; from the coding sequence ATGGACCTCTCACTGAACGTCAACGGAAGACCCGAGCAGTTCTCGGCGCAGCCGAACGAACTGCTCGTGGAACGGCTCCGCGACGGACTCGGGCTGACCGGGACCAAGGTCGGCTGCGACACCGGCCAGTGCGGAACCTGCGTCGTCCGGCTCGACGGCCGCTCCGTCAAGAGCTGCCTGATCCTCACCGCGGCGGCCGCCGGCTCCGCGGTGACCACCATCGAGGGGGTCACCACCCCCGGCGGTGAACTCAGCGGCCTCCAGGAGGCCCTGCGCCAGGAGCACGGCACCCAGTGCGGCTTCTGCACCCCGGGGATGGTCATGGCCCTGGGCGAACTGGTCGACAACACGGCGGACCGCGAGGCACCCACCGAGCCCGAGATCCGCGAGTGGCTCACCGGCAACCTGTGCCGCTGCACGGGCTACCACAGCGTCGTACGAGGAGTGCAGCGCGCCTGCTCCGCGGCCCGCGAGGACGCGCCGGCGCAGCCGGCCACCGCCACCGCCGCCGCCGCGTCCGGACAGGAGGGGTGA
- a CDS encoding xanthine dehydrogenase family protein molybdopterin-binding subunit, which produces MTTVTGETSPQGGGVLGRPLDIREDPQLLRGEATYVGDIDLPGTAHMAILGSPVAHAKILSIDTKAAEQLPGVLKVATAADFTDVMPLPCIWIPGGVESHFPPHPYGLPGSRPVLSGDTVRHVGDPLAVVVAETPRQAAAALAAISVEYEPLTAVTRADEALAEGAPQLHEAVPGNLNAYWTCGDKDRTDAAIAAAEVTVELDLVNQRTINSPIEPRGAVGDYNAATGEYTLYASTQGPHNHRFLLSALVLGIPFNKLRVVAPTVGGSFGTKGYLYPDMPLVLLLSKALGRPVKWVDTRTGLMNSTVQGRDHRQHVTLAGTRDGRITAVRCTSYANLGAYPSTIGPGVATALMGRSISGMYDIDAAFCEVYAAFTNTVSLGAQRGSGRAEAAFLMERLVDRYASEIGMDPAAVRRKNLVPKEKFPYDNGLGWTYDSGDYQLNFDRAIELSGYADMPARKTEARARGKRLGVGIASYVAICGVGPSTRMSKEGMLGGTWESANIRVHPTGEVTVTVGSASTGQSHGTVFAQVAADELGIDPAQVQVYEGDTLKAPYGQGTYGSRSYSMAAPAIALTARKIKSKLVKAGAVFLGVPEDKVVYADGKVFVEGHEDDTENTKTFAELAMALWYGWGLPPEIEPALDETTHFDPPDFNYPFGTHVAVVEIDELTGETEVVAYTAVDDAGNIGNPKIVLGQIEGSIVHGLGQALMEHAEYAPDGQLVSRDLGHYALPRAIDAPFFTLDKTVTPSPHNPLGAKGAGEIATVPPAAAVVNAVVDALSDLGVRHIDMPVTPEKVWRRLRGEAQ; this is translated from the coding sequence ATGACCACAGTGACGGGGGAGACCTCGCCCCAGGGCGGCGGCGTGCTCGGACGGCCGCTGGACATCCGCGAGGATCCGCAGCTGCTGCGCGGCGAGGCCACGTACGTGGGTGACATCGACCTGCCGGGCACCGCCCACATGGCGATCCTCGGCAGCCCGGTGGCCCACGCGAAGATCCTCTCCATCGACACCAAGGCCGCCGAGCAGCTGCCCGGCGTACTGAAGGTGGCCACCGCGGCCGACTTCACCGACGTCATGCCGCTGCCCTGCATCTGGATACCCGGCGGGGTCGAGAGCCACTTCCCGCCCCACCCCTACGGACTCCCCGGCTCCCGCCCGGTGCTGTCCGGCGACACCGTGCGCCACGTCGGAGACCCCCTTGCCGTGGTCGTCGCCGAGACCCCGCGCCAGGCCGCCGCCGCGCTCGCCGCCATCTCCGTCGAGTACGAGCCGCTGACCGCGGTGACCCGCGCCGACGAGGCCCTCGCCGAAGGCGCTCCCCAGCTCCACGAAGCCGTCCCCGGCAACCTGAACGCGTACTGGACCTGCGGGGACAAGGACCGCACCGACGCGGCCATCGCCGCGGCCGAGGTCACCGTCGAGCTCGATCTCGTCAACCAGCGCACCATCAACAGCCCCATCGAGCCGCGCGGCGCGGTCGGCGACTACAACGCCGCCACCGGCGAGTACACGCTCTACGCCTCCACCCAGGGCCCGCACAACCACCGCTTCCTGCTCTCCGCCCTGGTCCTCGGCATCCCCTTCAACAAGCTCCGGGTCGTCGCCCCGACCGTCGGCGGCAGCTTCGGCACCAAGGGATACCTGTACCCGGACATGCCGCTGGTCCTGCTGCTCTCCAAGGCGCTCGGCCGGCCCGTGAAATGGGTCGACACCCGCACCGGCCTGATGAACTCCACCGTCCAGGGCCGCGACCACCGCCAGCACGTGACCCTGGCCGGCACCCGCGACGGCCGGATCACCGCCGTGCGCTGCACGAGCTACGCGAACCTCGGCGCCTACCCCTCCACCATCGGCCCCGGCGTCGCCACCGCCCTGATGGGCCGCTCCATCAGTGGCATGTACGACATCGACGCGGCCTTCTGCGAGGTCTACGCGGCCTTCACCAACACCGTCTCGCTCGGCGCCCAGCGCGGCAGCGGGCGCGCCGAGGCCGCGTTCCTGATGGAACGGCTCGTGGACCGCTACGCCTCCGAGATCGGCATGGACCCGGCGGCGGTGCGCCGCAAGAACCTGGTGCCGAAGGAGAAGTTCCCGTACGACAACGGCCTGGGCTGGACCTACGACTCGGGCGACTACCAGCTCAACTTCGACCGGGCCATCGAGCTCTCGGGCTACGCCGACATGCCCGCCCGCAAGACCGAGGCACGCGCCCGCGGCAAACGGCTCGGTGTCGGCATCGCCTCCTACGTGGCGATCTGCGGTGTCGGCCCCTCCACCCGGATGTCCAAGGAGGGCATGCTCGGCGGCACTTGGGAGAGCGCGAACATCCGCGTCCACCCGACCGGCGAGGTCACCGTCACCGTCGGCTCCGCCTCCACCGGCCAGAGCCACGGCACCGTCTTCGCGCAGGTCGCCGCCGACGAGCTCGGCATCGACCCGGCTCAGGTCCAGGTGTACGAGGGGGACACGCTCAAAGCCCCGTACGGCCAGGGCACTTACGGCTCGCGCTCCTACAGCATGGCCGCGCCGGCCATCGCCCTCACCGCCCGGAAGATCAAGAGCAAGCTGGTCAAGGCCGGGGCCGTCTTCCTGGGCGTCCCCGAGGACAAGGTCGTCTACGCGGACGGCAAGGTCTTCGTGGAGGGTCACGAAGACGACACCGAGAACACCAAGACCTTCGCCGAGCTGGCGATGGCCCTGTGGTACGGCTGGGGGCTGCCGCCCGAGATCGAGCCCGCCCTCGACGAGACCACCCACTTCGACCCGCCGGACTTCAACTACCCCTTCGGAACGCACGTCGCCGTCGTCGAGATCGACGAACTGACCGGCGAGACCGAGGTGGTGGCCTACACCGCCGTCGACGACGCGGGCAACATCGGCAACCCGAAGATCGTCCTCGGGCAGATCGAGGGCAGCATCGTGCACGGCCTCGGCCAGGCCCTCATGGAGCACGCCGAGTACGCCCCGGACGGGCAGCTCGTCAGCCGCGACCTGGGCCACTACGCGCTGCCCCGCGCCATCGACGCGCCCTTCTTCACCCTCGACAAGACGGTCACCCCCTCCCCGCACAACCCGCTGGGAGCCAAGGGCGCGGGCGAGATCGCCACCGTGCCGCCCGCCGCCGCAGTCGTTAACGCCGTCGTCGACGCCCTGTCCGACCTGGGCGTCCGGCACATCGACATGCCCGTCACCCCCGAGAAGGTCTGGCGCCGTCTGAGAGGGGAAGCCCAGTGA
- a CDS encoding FAD binding domain-containing protein, with protein sequence MILTEFDYVRPVGLDEALTLLAGRPGARVLAGGQSLLPGLRTGEERASLLVDVRRLEELRGIERTPAGIRIGSMTTLAELAAHPLVLAGAPEIAAAARANGDPQVRNLGTAGGNLAATGRATDLPVAAIAAGATAELAGPGGSSTITAEELAASGVPAGTVITALLVPAAAGGAAFEKTADRATRYPVCAAAVRITPDGPRIAVTGATARALRLRGVEERIGGGPYTTENVLAAFRAEPRELFVPGRGTSAEYLGHLAGVLTARALTRAVQAPA encoded by the coding sequence GTGATCCTCACCGAGTTCGACTACGTACGCCCCGTCGGCCTCGACGAGGCCCTGACCCTGCTGGCCGGCCGACCCGGCGCCCGGGTGCTGGCCGGCGGGCAGAGCCTGCTGCCCGGCCTGCGCACCGGGGAGGAGCGGGCCTCCCTGCTCGTCGACGTCCGCCGGCTGGAAGAGCTCCGGGGCATCGAGCGGACCCCCGCGGGGATCCGGATCGGGTCGATGACCACCCTGGCCGAACTGGCCGCGCACCCCCTGGTGCTGGCCGGGGCGCCGGAGATCGCCGCCGCCGCCCGCGCCAACGGCGACCCCCAGGTCCGCAACCTCGGCACGGCCGGCGGCAACCTCGCCGCCACCGGCCGGGCCACCGACCTTCCCGTCGCGGCCATCGCCGCCGGAGCCACGGCCGAACTGGCCGGTCCCGGCGGGTCGTCCACGATCACCGCCGAGGAACTGGCCGCCTCCGGCGTCCCGGCGGGCACGGTCATCACCGCCCTGCTCGTCCCGGCCGCCGCGGGCGGCGCCGCCTTCGAGAAGACCGCCGACCGGGCCACCCGCTACCCGGTCTGCGCGGCCGCCGTGCGGATCACCCCCGACGGGCCGCGCATCGCGGTCACCGGGGCCACCGCCCGCGCCCTGCGACTGCGCGGGGTCGAAGAACGGATCGGCGGGGGCCCGTACACGACGGAGAACGTGCTCGCGGCCTTCCGCGCCGAACCCAGGGAGCTGTTCGTCCCGGGGCGCGGCACCTCGGCCGAGTACCTCGGCCACCTCGCGGGCGTACTCACCGCCCGCGCGCTCACGAGGGCCGTGCAGGCACCCGCCTGA
- a CDS encoding MFS transporter, translating to MPTTARTAPSATTTGDPLRPAPGSAGAPGGSGFWVVGAVLVLLMLSSSVPSALYVLYQQEWGLSSGVITVVFALYAVTVLAGLLLFGSLSDTLGRRPVLAAGLVLAIVSMGLFASAQGLGLLLAARAVQGLAVGLATGAMGAALLELSPGSRPALGAQVNSAGPTVGIGLGGIGAGLLVQYAPAPTVLTYLLLVGAFAVSLIGVARMAESAPGRAAGPAAGRAAEGAPGPAAGGRFKLAPHRIHIPAAARGRFAVLILTIVAVWSVGGFYLSLGPHLALSLLRSTNYLVGGATVALLAGAATAAQLLLGRTEALRTAVLGLAGLLGGLALVLLALGLGSAPVFLAATAVLGAGWGAAFLGSFRALSALAEPAHRGELTAAVYVFAYLAMSVPAVLAGLLTNVHGLHRTSVGFMATVAAVCTLALVATLRLAARNRTEGSTA from the coding sequence TTGCCCACGACAGCACGGACCGCGCCGTCCGCGACCACCACGGGGGACCCCTTGCGTCCAGCCCCCGGCTCCGCAGGCGCACCGGGAGGCTCCGGCTTCTGGGTGGTGGGCGCGGTCCTCGTCCTGCTGATGCTCTCCTCCTCCGTCCCCTCCGCCCTCTACGTGCTCTACCAGCAGGAATGGGGCCTGTCCTCCGGCGTGATCACGGTGGTCTTCGCCCTGTACGCCGTCACCGTGCTCGCCGGACTCCTGCTGTTCGGCTCGCTGTCCGACACCCTCGGCCGCAGGCCCGTACTCGCCGCGGGGCTGGTCCTCGCGATCGTCTCCATGGGGCTGTTCGCCTCGGCGCAGGGGCTCGGTCTGCTGCTCGCCGCCCGCGCCGTCCAGGGGCTGGCGGTCGGCCTGGCCACCGGGGCCATGGGCGCCGCCCTGCTGGAACTCAGCCCCGGCTCCCGGCCGGCGCTCGGCGCCCAGGTCAACAGCGCCGGCCCGACCGTCGGCATCGGCCTCGGCGGCATCGGGGCCGGGCTGCTCGTGCAGTACGCACCCGCTCCGACCGTCCTGACCTACCTGCTTCTCGTGGGGGCCTTCGCGGTCTCGCTGATCGGCGTGGCCCGGATGGCGGAGAGCGCGCCGGGTCGGGCGGCGGGTCCGGCGGCGGGTCGGGCGGCGGAGGGCGCGCCGGGTCCGGCGGCCGGGGGCCGCTTCAAGCTGGCCCCGCACCGGATCCACATCCCCGCCGCCGCGCGAGGCCGCTTCGCCGTGCTGATCCTGACCATCGTGGCCGTCTGGTCGGTCGGCGGCTTCTACCTCTCGCTCGGCCCGCACCTGGCCCTCTCCCTGCTCCGGAGCACCAACTACCTCGTCGGCGGAGCCACCGTGGCCCTCCTCGCGGGCGCCGCCACCGCCGCCCAGCTCCTGCTGGGCCGCACCGAGGCCCTGCGCACGGCCGTCCTCGGCCTGGCCGGCCTGCTCGGCGGGCTGGCCCTGGTGCTCCTCGCGCTCGGGCTCGGCTCGGCCCCCGTGTTCCTCGCGGCCACCGCCGTGCTCGGAGCCGGCTGGGGCGCCGCCTTCCTCGGCTCCTTCCGCGCGCTCAGCGCGCTGGCCGAGCCGGCGCACCGGGGCGAACTGACCGCCGCCGTCTACGTGTTCGCGTACCTCGCGATGAGCGTGCCGGCGGTGCTCGCCGGACTGCTCACCAATGTCCACGGGCTGCACCGCACCTCGGTGGGCTTCATGGCCACCGTCGCCGCGGTGTGCACGCTCGCCCTGGTGGCCACCCTGCGGCTGGCCGCCCGGAACAGGACGGAAGGGAGCACCGCATGA
- a CDS encoding ATP-binding protein translates to MTGDPGTAALRTALRALEIFEGLTEEQLDWLVSVSEPRVLTDGEVLFRDGEEATGFHVLLSGGLVVTKVVDGREEVLTRHSTEEESAAAEDHDGKPSAAHRFTGELPLLTDGSYVATAAASGPATTVVAYAKPVFFEMLTRCHGVAAVLIPVLAWRIKSSEVQARKRATVEALGTLAAGLAHELNNPAAAVARAAQELAPALDQLTRTAQVWGAAATDAERSVFDRLAEELDKAAPPLVTDPLDQADAEEQIADWAEEAGAERAGLLGSGVSDLGLDLGGLLERLEGVGEPALPAALDHLAALLEIRSLAAELRAAGPRISQLVSATRDYANLDRAPEQRFAVTDGLENTLVVLRAKLSGIGIVRAYEPDLPELTGYPSELNQVWTNLVDNAAAAMEGAGTLTLRARVEGVCMVVEIADTGSGIPEQSLPRIFEPFYTTKDVGKGTGLGLHLSYRIVTQRHHGSITARSRPGETRMTVRLPLSGTDPSCAVPAGPMVPTVPTPSKS, encoded by the coding sequence ATGACGGGGGACCCGGGTACGGCCGCGCTGCGCACCGCCCTGCGCGCGCTGGAGATCTTCGAGGGCCTCACCGAGGAGCAGCTGGACTGGCTGGTCTCGGTCTCCGAACCGAGGGTGCTCACCGACGGGGAGGTCCTCTTCCGCGACGGGGAGGAGGCCACGGGCTTCCACGTGCTGCTCTCCGGGGGGCTCGTGGTCACCAAGGTCGTCGACGGCCGCGAGGAGGTCCTGACCCGGCACTCCACCGAGGAGGAGAGCGCGGCCGCCGAGGACCACGACGGCAAGCCCTCGGCCGCGCACCGGTTCACCGGCGAGCTGCCGCTGCTGACGGACGGGTCGTACGTGGCCACGGCCGCGGCGAGCGGTCCGGCCACCACCGTGGTGGCGTACGCGAAGCCGGTCTTCTTCGAAATGCTGACCCGCTGCCACGGGGTGGCCGCCGTACTGATCCCCGTGCTGGCCTGGCGCATCAAGTCCTCCGAGGTCCAGGCCCGCAAACGGGCCACCGTCGAAGCCCTGGGCACCCTGGCGGCCGGTCTCGCCCACGAGCTGAACAACCCCGCCGCCGCGGTGGCCCGAGCCGCGCAGGAACTGGCGCCCGCCCTGGACCAGCTCACGCGGACCGCCCAGGTCTGGGGCGCGGCCGCCACGGACGCGGAGCGCTCCGTGTTCGACCGGCTCGCCGAGGAACTGGACAAGGCGGCCCCGCCGTTGGTCACCGACCCGCTGGACCAGGCGGACGCGGAGGAGCAGATCGCCGACTGGGCCGAGGAGGCCGGCGCGGAGCGGGCGGGGCTGCTCGGCTCGGGGGTCTCCGACCTCGGACTGGACCTGGGCGGGCTGCTGGAGCGGCTGGAGGGGGTCGGCGAGCCGGCCCTGCCGGCGGCCCTGGACCACCTGGCGGCCCTCCTGGAGATCCGCTCGCTCGCAGCCGAGCTGCGGGCGGCCGGTCCGCGGATCTCCCAACTGGTGTCGGCCACCCGGGATTACGCCAATCTCGACCGGGCCCCCGAGCAGCGCTTCGCCGTCACCGACGGACTGGAGAACACGCTGGTCGTGCTGCGTGCCAAGCTCTCCGGGATCGGGATCGTGCGCGCGTACGAACCGGACCTGCCCGAACTGACGGGCTATCCGAGCGAGCTGAACCAGGTGTGGACCAACCTGGTCGACAACGCGGCGGCCGCCATGGAAGGCGCCGGCACCCTCACCCTGCGTGCCCGGGTCGAAGGGGTCTGCATGGTGGTGGAGATCGCCGACACCGGCTCGGGGATCCCCGAGCAATCGCTGCCGAGGATCTTCGAACCCTTCTACACGACCAAGGACGTGGGGAAGGGGACCGGTCTCGGTCTGCACCTCAGCTACCGCATCGTCACCCAGCGCCACCACGGTTCGATCACGGCCCGCTCGCGCCCGGGGGAGACCCGGATGACCGTCCGGCTGCCGCTGTCCGGGACCGATCCGTCCTGCGCCGTACCGGCCGGGCCCATGGTTCCCACCGTTCCCACCCCATCGAAGAGTTGA
- a CDS encoding nuclear transport factor 2 family protein: MSKYDISTLHPVFVRQMDALAALDIEAVMKNYTDDAVLLRFEGVSVGIEAVRETFTGYLTVKPTLVELQEYVETDDTIFYRAIMNLNGEPEHAFGTLVVRDGRIWRQTAGFGG, encoded by the coding sequence ATGTCCAAGTACGACATCTCCACGCTGCACCCCGTGTTCGTCCGGCAGATGGACGCGCTCGCCGCGCTGGACATCGAGGCGGTCATGAAGAACTACACCGACGACGCCGTGCTGTTGCGCTTCGAGGGCGTCTCCGTCGGCATCGAGGCGGTGCGCGAGACCTTCACCGGATACCTCACGGTGAAGCCCACCCTCGTGGAGCTGCAGGAATACGTGGAGACCGACGACACCATCTTCTACCGGGCGATCATGAACCTGAACGGCGAGCCGGAGCACGCGTTCGGAACGCTCGTCGTCCGTGATGGCCGGATCTGGCGGCAGACCGCCGGATTCGGCGGCTGA
- a CDS encoding TMEM175 family protein: METETGRVEAFSDGVFAVIITILVLELKVPEETGSDFWHGVREQWPHYAAYVVSFLIIGVMWVNHHTIFSHIKRVDRPLLFLNLLVLMVVSVVPYTTNVLAEHLMEEGGSANAAAVLYSLVTVAYALAFMAFWWYVTRVGHLFHEQVDKDGARATRVRFGLGAIAYPCTVVLAFFSAPLTLVAHFLIALYYAANQIPIPLVVEEERLESASDLRK, encoded by the coding sequence ATGGAAACGGAAACCGGCCGGGTCGAGGCATTCAGTGACGGTGTATTCGCGGTCATCATCACGATCCTCGTCCTGGAACTGAAAGTTCCGGAAGAAACCGGATCCGACTTCTGGCACGGAGTGCGGGAACAGTGGCCGCACTACGCCGCCTATGTGGTGAGTTTCCTCATCATCGGAGTGATGTGGGTGAACCACCACACCATCTTCAGTCACATCAAGCGGGTCGACCGTCCTTTGCTGTTCCTGAACCTCCTGGTGCTGATGGTGGTGTCGGTGGTCCCGTACACCACCAATGTGCTCGCCGAACACCTCATGGAAGAAGGGGGATCGGCCAACGCCGCGGCCGTCCTCTACAGCCTCGTCACCGTGGCCTACGCCTTGGCGTTCATGGCCTTCTGGTGGTACGTCACCCGCGTCGGGCACCTTTTCCACGAACAGGTGGACAAGGACGGCGCCCGGGCCACCAGGGTCCGTTTCGGACTGGGTGCCATCGCCTACCCCTGCACCGTAGTCCTGGCCTTCTTCTCCGCCCCGCTCACTCTCGTCGCCCACTTCCTGATCGCGCTCTACTATGCGGCGAACCAGATCCCCATCCCCCTCGTGGTAGAAGAAGAGCGGCTCGAATCTGCCAGCGACCTCAGGAAGTAG
- a CDS encoding IS701 family transposase: protein MARVVLPEESTKEISELIDVLISLFFESLPRRDQRNWARVYLNGLVRTNGKKTIRNIAGTGASSVEQSLQQFISKSPWDWTPVRRSLAQHLERTAQRPLAWVVQPMVIEKAGDRSVGVGRQFVPQLGRTANCQQASGIWLTSSDAGFPVEWTLTLPGPWTAELLRRRRAGIPDTARSLTPAQDAVHAVQRMAATWQLQRRPVVMEVSNSELPQCIESFAMQDIPFVFKVDGTLPVSFGGAGRHKPGPHTAPARELIDSLRSQRRVVEWTRHGRAEGAVTLLTSAAIFAGPGEDRLVPAPPTPLLLVGAWTETALLPSEFWITNIGDRPLAQLFLLAKLTDRVALDFTEVCEPAGIRDFEGRSFRGWHHHATLASVAHAAMLLGARGRGPHPAQPEPYPGPARSAPTRPVAAAHTAGPPVLPPRPVIPGQSPRREYIR from the coding sequence ATGGCTCGCGTAGTTCTGCCGGAGGAATCCACCAAGGAAATCTCCGAATTGATCGACGTACTGATCTCGCTCTTCTTCGAGTCGTTACCCCGGCGGGACCAGCGAAACTGGGCCCGCGTATATCTGAACGGCCTGGTGCGGACCAACGGCAAGAAAACAATTCGTAACATCGCCGGAACCGGGGCCAGTTCCGTCGAGCAGAGCCTGCAGCAGTTCATCAGCAAATCCCCCTGGGACTGGACCCCCGTCCGGCGCTCCCTCGCCCAGCACCTGGAACGCACCGCGCAGCGCCCGCTGGCCTGGGTGGTGCAGCCCATGGTCATCGAGAAGGCCGGCGACCGGTCGGTCGGCGTGGGACGGCAGTTCGTCCCGCAGCTCGGCCGCACCGCCAACTGTCAGCAGGCCAGCGGGATCTGGCTCACCTCCAGCGATGCCGGTTTCCCCGTCGAATGGACCCTCACCCTCCCCGGGCCCTGGACGGCGGAACTCCTGCGGCGCCGGCGGGCCGGGATCCCCGACACGGCACGCTCGCTCACCCCCGCCCAGGACGCGGTACACGCGGTCCAGCGGATGGCCGCCACCTGGCAACTCCAGCGCAGGCCCGTGGTGATGGAAGTCTCCAACAGCGAACTGCCGCAGTGCATCGAGTCGTTCGCGATGCAGGACATCCCCTTCGTATTCAAAGTGGACGGCACCCTGCCCGTCTCCTTCGGCGGGGCCGGCCGGCACAAGCCCGGCCCGCACACCGCGCCGGCCCGCGAGCTCATCGACTCCCTGCGCTCCCAGCGGCGCGTCGTCGAATGGACCCGGCACGGCCGCGCCGAGGGAGCGGTCACCCTGCTCACCTCGGCCGCCATCTTCGCCGGCCCCGGTGAGGACCGCCTCGTGCCGGCCCCGCCCACCCCGCTGCTGCTCGTCGGGGCCTGGACCGAGACGGCCCTGCTGCCCTCGGAGTTCTGGATCACCAACATCGGCGACCGGCCGCTCGCGCAGCTGTTCCTCCTCGCCAAGCTCACCGACCGGGTCGCGCTCGACTTCACCGAGGTCTGCGAGCCCGCCGGAATCCGGGACTTCGAGGGCCGCTCCTTCCGCGGCTGGCACCACCACGCCACCCTCGCCAGCGTCGCCCACGCCGCGATGCTGCTCGGCGCGCGCGGACGGGGCCCCCACCCGGCACAGCCCGAGCCGTACCCCGGCCCGGCCCGCAGCGCCCCCACCCGTCCGGTCGCCGCCGCGCACACCGCCGGACCCCCCGTCCTGCCGCCGAGACCGGTCATCCCCGGGCAGAGCCCGCGCCGCGAGTACATCCGCTGA
- a CDS encoding XdhC family protein, with translation MLDIAEELRAWCAAGRDFAVATVVSVSGSAPRGPGASLAVDSGGTALGSLSGGCVESAVHELCLEAIASGRSGVHRFGYSDDDAFAVGLTCGGVLDVLITPVRRHDPVRPVISAVLDAACAGARSALGRVVCGPPEQLGRAIAVHADGSYEGRLGGGAALDRAAAERLRGWLAAGRTGTAELGTAGGLCGQPLTLLVESAAERPRLLVYGAIDFAAALTRIGAFLGYRVTVCDARPVFVTAARFPDADEVVVDWPHRHLAGEWEAGRLDSRTTVCVLTHDAKFDVPLLTLALRLPLGYVGAMGSRRTHEDRARRLRAQGVEAAALARLRSPIGLDLGGGTPEETALAIAAEFTAVRYGGTILPLARSHGPVHRPGRPAGARPQDQGPVGSDHPAPNVLDDRPGRCELPVV, from the coding sequence ATGCTCGACATCGCCGAAGAGCTACGCGCGTGGTGCGCCGCCGGACGGGACTTCGCCGTGGCCACGGTGGTCTCCGTCAGCGGCAGCGCGCCGCGCGGCCCCGGCGCCTCCCTGGCCGTCGACTCCGGCGGCACCGCGCTCGGCTCCCTCTCCGGGGGCTGCGTGGAATCCGCCGTGCACGAGCTGTGCCTGGAGGCGATCGCCTCGGGGCGCAGCGGCGTGCACCGCTTCGGCTACAGCGACGACGACGCCTTCGCGGTCGGGCTGACCTGCGGGGGAGTCCTCGACGTGCTGATCACCCCGGTGCGCCGGCACGACCCGGTGCGACCCGTCATCAGTGCCGTGCTCGACGCGGCCTGCGCCGGTGCCCGCTCCGCGCTGGGCCGGGTGGTCTGCGGGCCGCCGGAGCAGCTGGGCCGGGCCATCGCCGTGCACGCCGACGGCTCCTACGAGGGCCGCCTGGGCGGGGGCGCCGCGCTGGACCGGGCCGCCGCCGAGCGGCTCCGGGGCTGGCTCGCGGCCGGCCGCACCGGCACCGCCGAGCTGGGCACCGCGGGCGGGCTCTGCGGGCAGCCCCTGACCCTGCTGGTCGAATCGGCCGCCGAGCGGCCCCGGCTGCTGGTCTACGGGGCCATCGACTTCGCCGCCGCCCTCACCCGGATCGGCGCCTTCCTGGGCTACCGGGTCACGGTCTGCGACGCCCGGCCCGTCTTCGTCACGGCCGCCCGCTTCCCCGACGCCGACGAGGTGGTCGTGGACTGGCCGCACCGGCACCTGGCCGGGGAATGGGAGGCGGGTCGCCTGGATTCCCGTACGACCGTGTGCGTCCTGACCCACGACGCCAAGTTCGACGTACCGCTGCTGACGCTCGCGCTGCGGCTGCCCCTCGGGTACGTGGGTGCCATGGGCTCGCGCCGCACCCACGAGGACCGCGCGCGGCGGCTGCGGGCGCAGGGGGTGGAGGCGGCCGCGCTGGCCCGGCTGCGCTCACCGATCGGCCTGGACCTCGGCGGGGGAACCCCCGAGGAGACCGCGCTCGCCATCGCCGCCGAGTTCACGGCCGTCCGGTACGGGGGAACGATTCTCCCGCTGGCCCGGAGCCACGGCCCCGTCCACCGGCCGGGCCGCCCCGCCGGCGCCCGGCCGCAGGACCAAGGTCCCGTAGGAAGCGACCATCCGGCCCCAAATGTCCTGGACGATCGGCCGGGGCGGTGTGAACTCCCGGTCGTGTGA